The Verrucomicrobiia bacterium sequence TCAGCGCTCGCGCCGAGGCCGCACGGTTTGTTGTCGAAGTTGCAGATCGCGGCCCTGGGCTTCCACCTGGCGATCCCGTAAAATGGTTCGACCGCTTTCAACGCGGCCCGGACGCCACCCCCGGCGGCACGGGAATCGGCCTGTCGCTCGTCAAGGGCTTCGCTGAGGCGCAAGGAGGAACTGTCGCTGCCGCAAACCGTTCCGGCGGCGGGGCAGTGTTCACGGTGCGCCTGCCGCTAGCCAAAATGCCGCCCGTGCCGCAAGAGAAGGAATGAGCGAAGGAAACAAAACTCTGGTGCTGGTGATTGACGACGAACCGCAAATTCGTCGGCTGCTCACGGTCACGCTGGAAGCGAACGCCTATCGCGTGCTCACGGCCGCCAGCGGACAGGAGGGTCTAGTCCTCGCCGCCCAACACCTTCCGGCGTTGGTCGTGCTGGATCTCGGCCTGCCCGACTTACCCGGTCAAGAAGTGTTGCGCCGCCTGCGCGAGTGGAGCAATGCGCCGGTGCTCATCCTGTCTGTGCAAGACGACGAAGCGGGGAAAGTCGCGGCGCTCGATGGCGGTGCGGACGATTACGTCACCAAACCCTTCAATACGGCGGAACTGCTGGCCCGACTTCGCGTCGCGTTGCGTCACGCCTCAAGACCTGAAGAGGCGGCTGTGTTTCAAAGCGGC is a genomic window containing:
- a CDS encoding response regulator transcription factor, whose amino-acid sequence is MSEGNKTLVLVIDDEPQIRRLLTVTLEANAYRVLTAASGQEGLVLAAQHLPALVVLDLGLPDLPGQEVLRRLREWSNAPVLILSVQDDEAGKVAALDGGADDYVTKPFNTAELLARLRVALRHASRPEEAAVFQSGRLVVDLANRRVTVGGREVKLTVTEYKLLHLLVRHAGRVLTHRH